Proteins encoded in a region of the Sphingopyxis sp. OAS728 genome:
- the rodA gene encoding rod shape-determining protein RodA: MIPVPPAIQRIPWKLIAILGGITGFGLLVLYSAAGGSWTPWALNQGVRFLVFLSVALVIGRFPIRIFEDFAYIAYIGVLVLLIAVELLGFVGGGSQRWLNLGFMNLQPSELMKVAIVVALARFYTQLPPGNTRTFTALWPALVMIGLPAALVMLQPDLGTALAICIGGVVVMFCAGLPFWWFGSTAAAGLAALPVLFSFLHDYQQKRVLIFLDPESDPLGAGYHISQSKIAIGSGGIGGKGFLNGSQSHLDYLPEGHTDFIFATMAEEWGLIGGLALLFGFFLLLRWSTRVALKARTRFGQLTAAGLTMTIFFYIAINLMMVMGLAPVVGIPLPLFSYGGSSMLTIMTCVGIMLAIENDSKTGTRRFH; this comes from the coding sequence ATGATCCCCGTCCCACCAGCCATCCAGCGCATTCCGTGGAAGCTGATCGCAATCCTTGGCGGCATTACCGGTTTCGGCCTGCTTGTCCTTTACTCTGCCGCGGGCGGCAGCTGGACGCCGTGGGCGCTCAATCAGGGCGTCCGCTTTCTCGTCTTCCTGAGCGTCGCGCTGGTAATCGGCCGCTTCCCGATCCGTATCTTCGAGGATTTCGCGTATATCGCCTATATCGGCGTGCTGGTCTTGCTGATCGCGGTGGAGCTGTTGGGCTTTGTCGGCGGGGGTAGCCAACGATGGCTCAACCTCGGCTTTATGAACCTGCAGCCGTCGGAGTTGATGAAGGTCGCGATCGTCGTCGCACTCGCGCGCTTCTATACACAGCTTCCACCCGGCAATACGCGGACATTCACCGCGCTATGGCCCGCGCTGGTGATGATCGGACTCCCCGCCGCGCTCGTCATGCTGCAACCCGACCTCGGCACGGCGCTCGCCATCTGCATCGGCGGCGTCGTCGTGATGTTCTGCGCCGGCCTGCCCTTCTGGTGGTTCGGCAGCACGGCGGCCGCCGGGCTCGCTGCGCTCCCCGTGCTCTTTTCTTTCCTCCACGATTACCAGCAAAAGCGCGTGCTGATCTTCCTCGACCCCGAGAGCGACCCCTTGGGCGCGGGCTATCATATCAGCCAGTCGAAGATCGCGATCGGATCGGGCGGAATCGGCGGCAAGGGCTTCCTCAACGGATCGCAAAGCCACCTCGACTATCTCCCCGAAGGGCATACCGACTTCATCTTCGCGACGATGGCCGAGGAATGGGGGCTGATCGGCGGGCTCGCGTTGCTCTTCGGCTTTTTCCTCCTGCTCCGCTGGTCGACGCGCGTCGCATTGAAGGCCCGCACGCGCTTCGGACAGCTGACCGCCGCCGGCCTCACGATGACGATCTTCTTCTACATCGCGATCAACCTGATGATGGTGATGGGCCTCGCCCCAGTCGTCGGCATTCCGCTGCCGCTCTTTTCCTATGGCGGCTCGTCGATGCTCACGATCATGACCTGCGTCGGCATCATGCTCGCGATCGAAAACGACAGCAAAACGGGCACGCGCCGCTTTCATTGA
- a CDS encoding leucyl aminopeptidase family protein: MTSWTSIEIATGAEAAPTLVFASGETLFAPDALRDRATSLVGSAGFDAKPGRWLDLVGEAGERLIVIAVAGDDNADRWRSAGGHVVDAIRALQLKAARLPAAADLGIGDALDDLLEGVLLHGYRLDQGRRDPVPGQFASTLLIAEEDSGLADRARLRADPVNRARAWVEQPANLLTPAVFADEAEAALAPLGVTVRQLGPAELETLGAGGILAVAAGSENEPRLTIAEWRGAPESESWDAAFVGKGLTFDAGGLNLKPRPGIAKMKFDMGGGAAVLGAIERLALRKAPVNIVAIVPMCENNIDGKSYRPGDVITSLAGLTIDVQDTDAEGRIVLADGVTYAINEYDPAVIVDVATLTGMIMGVLHEDFAGLFTSDDALAASLTEAGAAAHEPLWRLPLVASMDYLVESPVADVSNLGAPGWFGMGTGSPVAGAKFIEKFAKGRRWAHLDIAGTGWASRRSSRCGPGATGFGVALLDRWADLATER; this comes from the coding sequence ATGACGAGCTGGACGAGTATCGAAATCGCGACGGGCGCGGAGGCCGCGCCGACGCTGGTTTTTGCGAGCGGCGAGACATTGTTCGCTCCCGACGCGCTCCGCGACCGCGCAACCTCGCTCGTCGGGTCCGCCGGCTTTGATGCGAAGCCCGGCCGCTGGCTCGATCTGGTCGGCGAAGCGGGCGAGCGCCTGATCGTCATCGCGGTGGCCGGCGACGATAACGCGGATCGTTGGCGGAGCGCCGGAGGCCATGTCGTCGACGCGATCCGCGCGCTGCAATTGAAGGCCGCGCGGCTGCCCGCCGCCGCCGACCTTGGCATCGGCGATGCGCTCGACGACCTGCTCGAAGGTGTACTGCTCCACGGCTACCGCCTCGATCAGGGGCGCCGCGACCCGGTGCCCGGCCAGTTCGCGTCGACGCTGCTGATCGCGGAGGAGGACAGCGGGCTTGCCGATCGCGCGCGGCTGCGCGCCGATCCCGTCAATCGCGCACGAGCATGGGTCGAGCAGCCCGCCAATCTGCTGACGCCTGCGGTCTTCGCCGACGAAGCCGAAGCCGCGCTCGCGCCGCTCGGCGTGACGGTTCGCCAACTGGGACCGGCCGAACTCGAAACGCTCGGCGCGGGCGGGATTCTCGCGGTCGCGGCGGGGAGCGAAAACGAGCCGCGCCTGACGATCGCCGAATGGCGCGGCGCGCCTGAAAGTGAGAGCTGGGACGCCGCATTCGTCGGCAAGGGGCTGACCTTCGATGCGGGCGGGCTCAACCTCAAACCGCGCCCCGGCATCGCTAAGATGAAATTCGACATGGGCGGCGGCGCGGCTGTGCTCGGTGCGATCGAGCGGCTCGCGCTGCGGAAGGCGCCGGTGAACATCGTCGCGATCGTGCCGATGTGCGAGAATAATATCGACGGCAAATCCTATCGCCCCGGCGACGTCATTACCTCGCTCGCGGGCCTCACCATCGACGTGCAGGACACCGATGCGGAGGGGCGCATCGTCCTCGCCGACGGGGTGACATACGCGATCAACGAATATGATCCGGCGGTCATCGTCGACGTCGCGACGCTGACGGGCATGATCATGGGCGTGCTGCACGAGGATTTCGCGGGGCTGTTCACGAGCGACGATGCGCTTGCCGCAAGCCTGACCGAGGCGGGCGCGGCGGCACACGAACCATTATGGCGGCTGCCGCTCGTCGCCTCGATGGATTATCTCGTCGAATCGCCCGTCGCCGATGTGTCGAACCTCGGCGCGCCGGGCTGGTTCGGGATGGGCACCGGCTCGCCCGTAGCGGGCGCGAAGTTCATCGAGAAATTCGCCAAGGGCCGCCGCTGGGCGCATCTCGACATCGCTGGCACCGGCTGGGCCTCGCGGCGGAGTTCGCGGTGCGGTCCGGGCGCGACGGGTTTCGGTGTCGCGCTGCTCGACCGCTGGGCCGATCTGGCGACGGAGCGATGA
- a CDS encoding alpha-hydroxy acid oxidase: protein MASLEKAFNIADMQALAARALPLPIREYLEGGADDEWTLARNRAAFDDWVLAQRTLVDVSTVDPSTTMLGFRSAMPLMLSPTGMSQLFHAAGEPAVARAAAAAGVPYGLSTMATTSIEAIAATGASRYFQLYLFRDRGLTKALLERAAANGYGALCLTVDTAMAGNRERDLKSGMIMPPRFTLGSLMSFAAHPRWSLGALKNRSFQLANVVDHVGDIGSEGTSVIDYVNAQFDRSATWKDLEWLRAQWSGKLVIKGAILPGDCANAVACGVDAVMVSNHGGRQLDTAGAPLDYLPAIRDRIGTGAELIVDGGIRRGTDVLKAIALGADGCSIGRPYLYGLAAGGEAGVARVLSIFRTEIERDMGLMGRTRIADVTAADVDHLSTFRSKPDKPVPSRLAKRRTANS from the coding sequence ATGGCCTCGCTCGAAAAAGCTTTCAACATCGCCGACATGCAAGCGCTCGCCGCCCGCGCGCTGCCATTGCCGATCCGCGAATATCTGGAAGGCGGCGCCGACGACGAGTGGACGCTCGCGCGCAACCGCGCGGCGTTCGACGATTGGGTGCTGGCGCAGCGCACTTTGGTCGATGTGAGCACGGTCGATCCGAGCACGACCATGCTCGGTTTCCGGAGCGCGATGCCGTTGATGCTGTCGCCGACCGGCATGTCGCAGCTTTTCCATGCCGCCGGCGAGCCTGCGGTCGCGCGCGCGGCGGCGGCGGCTGGCGTGCCCTATGGGCTGTCGACGATGGCGACGACCTCGATCGAGGCGATCGCGGCAACCGGAGCCAGCCGCTATTTCCAGCTCTATCTGTTTCGCGACCGCGGGCTGACGAAGGCGCTGCTCGAACGTGCGGCGGCGAACGGCTATGGCGCGCTCTGCCTGACCGTCGACACTGCGATGGCGGGTAACCGCGAGCGCGACCTCAAGAGCGGCATGATCATGCCACCGCGGTTCACGCTCGGCAGCCTGATGAGCTTTGCGGCGCATCCGCGCTGGTCGCTAGGCGCGCTCAAGAACCGGTCCTTCCAGCTTGCCAATGTCGTCGATCATGTCGGCGATATCGGCAGCGAGGGCACGAGCGTCATCGACTATGTCAACGCGCAGTTCGACCGGTCGGCGACATGGAAGGATCTCGAATGGCTGCGCGCGCAGTGGTCCGGCAAGCTCGTGATCAAGGGCGCGATCCTGCCCGGCGATTGCGCGAATGCCGTCGCGTGCGGCGTCGACGCGGTGATGGTGTCGAACCATGGCGGCCGCCAGCTTGATACCGCGGGCGCGCCGCTCGACTATCTGCCCGCAATCCGCGACCGCATCGGGACCGGCGCCGAACTGATTGTCGACGGCGGGATCCGGCGCGGTACCGATGTGCTGAAGGCGATCGCGCTCGGCGCCGACGGCTGCTCGATTGGCCGACCCTATCTCTATGGGCTAGCGGCGGGCGGCGAGGCCGGCGTCGCGCGCGTGCTGTCGATATTCCGAACCGAGATCGAACGCGACATGGGGCTGATGGGACGGACGCGGATTGCCGACGTCACCGCCGCCGACGTCGATCATCTCTCCACCTTCCGGTCGAAGCCGGACAAGCCGGTGCCGAGCCGTTTGGCGAAGCGCCGGACCGCGAATAGCTGA
- a CDS encoding helix-turn-helix domain-containing protein, producing the protein MREKTGRKEELATSRLRVGAAIRARRLAAGLSLAELADRIGVALSTMSKIENGKISTSFERLDSVSRALQADLTEFLGSAAPMAIAMQPSSVYGMRRSVTRPEDGTMVDAGSYLEWFHASDMLQKRFQPVVAELLIEDVAQYGPFTQHSGEEFNYVLEGEMEFHTEIYAPVRLTAGSSIYFDAEMKHAHVKVGSGTCRILAILCPRMEPLGAPAADRRSMRVVDADGETLESVHGK; encoded by the coding sequence ATGCGCGAGAAGACGGGACGCAAAGAGGAACTGGCAACCAGCCGCTTGCGGGTGGGGGCGGCGATCCGCGCGCGGCGGCTCGCAGCGGGGCTTTCGCTCGCCGAGCTCGCCGACCGCATCGGCGTTGCGCTGTCGACCATGTCGAAAATCGAGAATGGCAAGATTTCGACGAGCTTCGAGCGGCTCGACAGCGTCAGCCGCGCGCTGCAGGCCGACCTCACCGAGTTCCTGGGCAGTGCGGCGCCGATGGCGATCGCGATGCAGCCGTCGTCGGTCTATGGCATGCGGCGCAGCGTCACGCGGCCCGAGGACGGAACGATGGTCGACGCCGGATCCTATCTCGAATGGTTCCACGCGTCGGACATGCTTCAGAAGCGCTTCCAGCCGGTGGTCGCCGAACTGCTGATCGAGGATGTGGCCCAATATGGCCCCTTCACCCAGCACAGCGGCGAGGAATTCAACTATGTCCTCGAGGGCGAGATGGAATTCCACACCGAAATCTACGCGCCGGTTCGGCTCACCGCGGGATCGAGCATCTATTTCGATGCCGAGATGAAGCATGCGCATGTGAAGGTCGGGAGCGGAACCTGCCGCATCCTCGCGATCCTGTGTCCGCGCATGGAGCCGCTGGGTGCGCCCGCGGCCGACCGCCGGTCGATGCGCGTCGTCGATGCCGACGGCGAGACGCTGGAATCGGTGCACGGCAAATAG
- a CDS encoding TonB-dependent receptor — protein sequence MANRTMMALLLTAAATPTAAWAQSTVPADEAAEQSGDIIVTANKRAERQLDVPSAITAFRGSDLLDDGYTSLKDYLALTPGVQVSQAGGGGTPIIRGLTTGTNLGAIVGIVVDGAPVGPSSSFNLGGANSTDLDPIDLERVEVLKGPQGTLYGANTLGGLISYTFARPDLSSVTAIARAEVSGTEHGGTSFSVRGAVSAPIVRDKFGVRVSGYIDRPAGFVDNDVAGVNDFNKARNWGVNGSLRFEPTAGLSINIVGFHQRVNQLGQDYVIYGADRQPVTDLHYDQQLYNKYRKTSDVLIGTVDYDLGFGNLTSVSSYQKIDSYIVLNALTFTAQLPFFTLFGGVPVPPGTAAGADAKGPIKKFSQELRLASSGDGPLQYVVGAFYTYEKARTSTNVVGFDADFNEVSTLDPAIGFGVNDTYKEIAGFGNLTYKFSDAFDLTGGLRIGRIKQSYNQTFYGSDSTAFNTFLALQGLTPVPADTGTTRGEETVKTYLATARYHFSPDGMIYARYATGFRPGGPNFTVPGLPPSFQADSTENFEGGVKTKFWGGKGTIDISGFYMRWKDILIQVSSGGLNAYTNGGNARVYGVEGALTLQPVEGLTLAGTLSYNDAKITSIDPLAAASIGVGDPLPNNPKWSGSLALDYRTPVSGEWQAVVGATAKFVGERHSALRSSLLNPDYILPNYALFDLRAGVESDRVDIGLFVRNLTDKRAQLSATTASGINEVLIQRPRTFGASVTFKY from the coding sequence ATGGCAAATCGGACGATGATGGCGCTCCTTCTGACCGCAGCGGCGACGCCGACGGCGGCATGGGCGCAAAGCACGGTGCCGGCGGACGAGGCGGCCGAGCAAAGCGGCGATATCATCGTCACCGCGAACAAGCGCGCCGAACGCCAGCTCGACGTGCCGAGCGCCATCACCGCCTTTCGCGGGAGCGACCTGCTCGACGATGGCTATACCAGCCTCAAGGACTATCTCGCGCTGACCCCCGGCGTTCAGGTCAGCCAGGCGGGCGGCGGCGGCACTCCGATCATCCGCGGGCTCACCACCGGCACCAACCTTGGTGCGATCGTCGGGATCGTCGTCGACGGCGCACCGGTCGGCCCGAGTTCGTCGTTCAACCTCGGCGGCGCCAATTCGACCGACCTCGATCCGATCGACCTCGAACGCGTCGAAGTGCTTAAGGGGCCGCAGGGAACGCTGTACGGCGCCAACACGCTCGGCGGTCTGATCTCCTACACCTTCGCGCGTCCCGACCTGTCGTCGGTCACCGCGATCGCGCGCGCCGAGGTCAGCGGCACCGAACATGGCGGCACCAGTTTTTCGGTCCGTGGCGCGGTCAGCGCGCCGATCGTTCGCGACAAGTTCGGGGTGCGGGTATCGGGCTATATCGACCGGCCCGCGGGCTTCGTCGACAATGACGTCGCGGGCGTCAATGATTTCAACAAGGCGCGCAACTGGGGCGTCAACGGTTCGCTTCGCTTCGAACCGACCGCCGGCCTCAGCATCAATATCGTCGGCTTCCACCAGCGCGTGAACCAGCTCGGCCAGGACTATGTCATCTATGGCGCGGACCGCCAGCCGGTGACCGATCTCCATTACGACCAGCAGCTTTATAACAAATATCGCAAGACGTCGGACGTGCTGATCGGCACCGTCGACTATGATCTGGGGTTCGGCAATCTGACCTCGGTCAGCAGCTATCAGAAGATCGATAGCTACATCGTTTTGAACGCGCTGACCTTCACCGCGCAGCTGCCCTTCTTTACCCTGTTCGGCGGCGTCCCGGTGCCGCCCGGCACCGCGGCGGGCGCTGACGCGAAGGGGCCGATCAAGAAATTTTCGCAGGAACTGCGGCTGGCTTCCTCGGGTGACGGGCCGCTGCAATATGTCGTCGGCGCCTTCTACACATATGAAAAGGCGCGGACCTCGACGAATGTCGTTGGCTTCGACGCCGACTTCAATGAGGTTTCGACGCTCGATCCGGCGATCGGGTTCGGGGTAAACGACACGTACAAGGAGATCGCGGGGTTCGGCAATCTGACCTACAAGTTCAGCGACGCCTTCGACCTGACCGGGGGCTTGCGCATCGGGCGGATCAAGCAGTCGTACAACCAAACCTTCTACGGCAGCGATTCCACCGCCTTCAACACCTTCCTCGCCCTGCAGGGCCTGACGCCCGTACCCGCCGATACCGGGACGACGCGCGGCGAGGAGACGGTGAAGACCTATCTCGCGACGGCGCGCTATCATTTCTCGCCCGACGGGATGATCTATGCGCGCTATGCGACGGGGTTCCGCCCGGGCGGGCCCAACTTCACCGTGCCCGGCCTCCCGCCGAGCTTCCAGGCCGATTCGACCGAGAATTTCGAAGGCGGCGTGAAGACCAAATTCTGGGGCGGCAAGGGCACGATCGACATTTCGGGCTTTTACATGCGCTGGAAGGATATCCTGATCCAGGTCAGCAGCGGCGGGCTCAACGCCTATACCAATGGCGGCAATGCGCGCGTCTATGGCGTCGAAGGCGCGCTGACGTTGCAACCCGTCGAGGGGCTGACGCTGGCGGGCACACTGTCGTACAATGATGCAAAGATCACCAGCATCGACCCGCTGGCGGCCGCATCGATCGGCGTCGGCGATCCGCTGCCGAACAATCCCAAGTGGAGCGGCTCGCTGGCTCTCGACTACCGCACCCCGGTTTCGGGCGAGTGGCAGGCGGTGGTCGGCGCCACCGCGAAATTCGTCGGCGAGCGTCACTCGGCGCTGCGGTCGAGCCTGCTCAACCCCGACTATATTCTCCCGAATTATGCGCTGTTCGACCTGCGCGCCGGCGTCGAGAGCGACAGGGTCGATATCGGCCTGTTCGTCCGCAACCTGACCGACAAGCGCGCGCAGCTCAGCGCGACGACCGCCAGCGGGATCAACGAAGTCCTGATCCAGCGTCCGCGGACGTTCGGGGCGTCGGTGACCTTCAAATATTGA
- a CDS encoding serine hydrolase domain-containing protein, giving the protein MTAFQFASAAASEAGFSAGVLAELDAYYDSMVANGELPGHVLLLARGDRIVHSHVTGLADRESKLPLHADSIFTLFSMSKPLAAVAMLLLYEEGKWQFDDSVADYLPEFKGIAALPGSKATRPPTIRELFTHSAGFSFGKTIEEMMEKVQKLSWVDARSLTELIGRYASQPLDYEPGTAWEYSVATDLQAEIVERIAGERYDLFLKKRLFDPLGMTDTGFVLDYDQTRRLVRGYVLDPETGRLRPATTAERMESIFPMGGTSFKSTAGDFARFARMLLGRGTLGDVEILKPASVDLLFANHLPDDLLEQCFPILHYTIGQGNGHGMNGMVCLDPARAGRPVGKGTYEWGGAFGTWFWIDPEHDILCIGMTHRQRLRTDMRPPEVVAQEYVYRALREARP; this is encoded by the coding sequence ATGACGGCTTTTCAATTCGCGTCGGCGGCCGCCAGCGAGGCGGGTTTCTCGGCGGGCGTGCTCGCCGAACTCGATGCCTATTACGACTCGATGGTCGCGAACGGCGAGCTGCCGGGGCACGTCCTGCTGCTTGCGCGCGGCGACCGGATCGTACACAGCCACGTCACCGGGCTCGCCGACCGCGAAAGCAAGCTCCCGCTCCACGCCGACTCGATCTTCACCCTCTTTTCGATGAGCAAGCCCCTCGCCGCGGTCGCGATGCTGCTCCTTTATGAAGAGGGCAAATGGCAGTTCGACGATAGCGTCGCCGACTATCTTCCCGAATTCAAAGGCATCGCCGCACTGCCGGGCAGCAAGGCGACGCGCCCGCCGACGATCCGCGAGCTCTTCACGCACAGCGCGGGCTTCAGCTTCGGCAAGACGATCGAAGAGATGATGGAGAAGGTCCAGAAGCTGTCATGGGTCGACGCGCGTTCGCTCACCGAACTCATCGGCCGCTACGCGTCGCAGCCGCTCGATTACGAACCCGGCACCGCGTGGGAATATAGCGTCGCCACCGACCTGCAGGCCGAAATCGTCGAGCGAATCGCGGGCGAGCGCTACGACCTGTTCCTTAAGAAGCGGCTTTTCGACCCGCTCGGCATGACCGACACGGGCTTCGTCCTCGATTACGACCAGACGCGCCGCCTTGTGCGCGGGTATGTCCTCGATCCCGAAACCGGCCGCCTTCGTCCGGCGACGACCGCCGAACGGATGGAATCGATCTTTCCGATGGGCGGCACCTCGTTCAAATCGACCGCGGGCGACTTCGCGCGCTTCGCGCGCATGTTGCTCGGACGCGGGACGCTGGGCGATGTCGAAATCCTGAAGCCCGCGAGCGTCGACCTGCTCTTCGCCAACCACCTGCCCGACGACCTGCTCGAACAATGCTTCCCGATCCTTCACTACACGATCGGCCAGGGCAATGGTCATGGCATGAACGGCATGGTGTGCCTCGATCCCGCGCGCGCGGGTCGGCCGGTCGGCAAGGGCACCTATGAATGGGGCGGCGCCTTCGGCACCTGGTTCTGGATCGATCCCGAGCACGACATCCTCTGCATCGGCATGACCCACCGCCAGCGCCTCCGCACCGACATGCGCCCACCTGAGGTCGTCGCGCAGGAATATGTCTATCGCGCGCTGCGCGAAGCCCGCCCCTAA
- a CDS encoding alpha/beta hydrolase, whose translation MSFSLQAPVHQFELPHPSGNGSFKISVSRAAHVPEGASIPVLYVLDADIGFALAAEVARLRGTMGMLPTAMVVGIGYGVGFAEFAKLRTADLTPPLSDAGREALGGMTSFIGDQDGGADAFLAFLADTLVPEIGRRYAEASATDRILFGHSLGGLFTAYALLNRPDAFTTFLANSPSLWWDGFAILGHLPAFADKLARLDRQPRVLIGVGGKEQDLPTKVPAGMAMSLAEVQAVVTASRMVDAVPEFATALTEAGLTEVEHVIYADEDHGSVVPAAMMRGLRFAVPEPA comes from the coding sequence ATGAGCTTTTCCCTCCAAGCCCCCGTCCACCAGTTCGAATTGCCACACCCGAGCGGCAACGGCAGCTTCAAGATCAGTGTCTCGCGCGCCGCGCATGTGCCCGAAGGCGCCAGCATCCCGGTGCTCTATGTGCTCGACGCCGACATCGGCTTCGCGCTCGCGGCCGAGGTCGCGCGGCTGCGCGGAACGATGGGGATGCTTCCGACCGCGATGGTCGTCGGCATCGGCTATGGCGTCGGTTTCGCCGAATTCGCCAAGCTGCGCACCGCCGACCTCACGCCGCCGCTCAGCGACGCCGGGCGCGAAGCGCTAGGCGGCATGACCAGCTTCATCGGCGATCAGGACGGCGGTGCCGACGCCTTCCTCGCCTTCCTCGCCGACACGCTCGTGCCCGAAATCGGCCGTCGTTATGCTGAAGCGTCGGCGACCGACCGCATCCTCTTCGGTCACTCGCTCGGCGGGCTGTTCACCGCCTATGCGCTGCTCAACCGGCCCGATGCGTTTACGACCTTCCTCGCGAACAGTCCGTCGCTCTGGTGGGACGGCTTCGCGATCCTCGGCCACCTCCCAGCCTTTGCCGACAAGCTCGCCAGGCTCGACCGCCAGCCGCGCGTCCTTATCGGCGTCGGCGGCAAGGAGCAGGACCTTCCAACCAAGGTCCCGGCCGGGATGGCGATGTCGCTTGCCGAGGTCCAGGCGGTCGTCACCGCGTCGCGCATGGTCGACGCCGTTCCCGAATTCGCTACGGCGCTGACTGAAGCCGGACTGACCGAGGTCGAACATGTCATCTACGCAGACGAGGATCATGGCAGCGTCGTTCCCGCCGCGATGATGCGTGGACTGCGCTTCGCAGTTCCCGAGCCGGCGTGA